The Melitaea cinxia chromosome 6, ilMelCinx1.1, whole genome shotgun sequence genome has a window encoding:
- the LOC123654255 gene encoding cuticle protein 8-like, whose translation MFAKIVTLCAVVAVSSAGLLPAAVHYSPAEAVSSQSIVRHDEPQILASKVLAAPVAKYAVTAPVTYHAAPAQVAYHTAPAAYAYQAAPAPIAYQAAPAAKLVAHEEIAYPKYEYSYSVADGHTGDNKQQQEIRDGDVVKGSYSFLEADGSVRTVEYSADDHNGFNAVVHNSAPTAAPAIIKAAPIAIKSPVYAAPALQYYHH comes from the exons ATGTTCGCTAAG aTCGTTACTCTTTGCGCTGTCGTAGCTGTATCTTCAGCAGGACTGTTGCCAGCAGCTGTCCACTACTCACCAGCTGAAGCCGTCTCTTCCCAAAGCATCGTTCGTCACGATGAACCTCAAATCTTAGCAAGCAAAGTCCTTGCTGCACCCGTCGCTAAGTACGCAGTCACTGCACCCGTTACCTACCATGCTGCACCTGCACAAGTTGCATACCACACCGCACCCGCTGCCTACGCCTATCAAGCTGCCCCAGCACCTATCGCCTACCAAGCTGCTCCCGCAGCTAAACTTGTCGCCCATGAAGAAATT GCCTACCCCAAATACGAGTACTCTTACTCTGTAGCTGACGGACACACCGGTGACAACAAGCAACAGCAAGAGATCCGCGACGGTGATGTCGTTAAGGGTTCCTACTCTTTCCTTGAGGCTGACGGCTCCGTTAGAACTGTAGAGTACTCCGCTGACGACCACAATGGTTTCAATGCCGTAGTACACAACAGCGCACCCACCGCTGCCCCTGCTATCATCAAGGCTGCCCCCATCGCAATCAAGTCCCCCGTCTACGCCGCTCCTGCTCTCCAGTACTACCaccattaa
- the LOC123654256 gene encoding cuticle protein 8-like codes for MFSKLIALCAAVAVSSAGLLPTAVHYSPAAAVSSQSIVRHDEHAAPIAKVAVAAPVAYHAAPAISYRAAPAAVTYHAAPAVAYHAAPAAVAYHTAPVTKVIAQHEEIAYPKYEYAYSVADGHTGDNKQQQEIRDGDVVKGSYSFHEADGSIRTVEYSADDHNGFNAVVHNTAAKVAPAIIKAAPVVVKSPVYATPALQYYHH; via the exons ATGTTCTCCAAA TTGATAGCTCTTTGCGCTGCTGTGGCGGTGTCCTCGGCCGGACTCCTGCCCACTGCTGTACACTACTCCCCCGCCGCCGCTGTCTCCTCGCAGAGCATCGTACGTCACGACGAGCACGCTGCTCCTATCGCTAAGGTTGCCGTCGCTGCCCCAGTCGCCTACCACGCCGCTCCCGCCATCTCCTACCGCGCCGCCCCTGCTGCCGTTACCTACCACGCAGCTCCCGCTGTCGCTTACCACGCTGCTCCCGCCGCCGTAGCCTACCACACTGCTCCAGTTACCAAGGTTATTGCCCAACATGAGGAAATC GCCTACCCCAAATACGAGTACGCTTACTCTGTAGCCGACGGACACACCGGTGACAACAAGCAACAGCAAGAGATCCGCGACGGCGATGTCGTAAAGGGCTCCTACTCTTTCCACGAGGCCGACGGCTCCATCAGAACTGTGGAATACTCCGCTGACGACCACAACGGTTTCAACGCCGTAGTACACAACACAGCTGCCAAAGTAGCTCCCGCTATCATCAAGGCCGCCCCCGTCGTAGTCAAGTCCCCAGTCTACGCCACCCCTGCTCTTCAGTATTACCACCACTAA